The following are encoded in a window of Perca fluviatilis chromosome 21, GENO_Pfluv_1.0, whole genome shotgun sequence genomic DNA:
- the LOC120551508 gene encoding uncharacterized protein LOC120551508, producing the protein MMKMSGSLTSCCVALFFALPYVSAVQRLDSLNDLKKINFGQSVPKHSLMLLHWFANTVDIDNNNILWLTFDANSGDYGSHHYGNFEGLLDPLPRGSGYRYYTIGNLNQETSMPFPLYVVLPPREYVGRNRDRIIIRVREQYKGWQALQRIDQVYITQHYDTSEHQGTLYDPAYTFRITTNLLRQVREFSVGENQQPLLQLRNRFGSNADDVHIRNTWGDLACLGLLLFIVIQEKCSSNQHNNRRENRSNHLVNDAWESENNVPNFQNQGVFVVDFNNDEDHRASRTTVNGELGSENTSASRNNVKWLFCCICLITFIGLTVLCSLLLFFFPPRVKLLCDSCK; encoded by the coding sequence ATGATGAAGATGTCAGGGAGTCTCACTAGCTGCTGTGTAGCTCTGTTCTTTGCCCTGCCTTATGTGTCGGCTGTACAAAGGCTTGATTCGCTAAATGATTTGAAGAAAATCAACTTTGGTCAATCTGTGCCCAAACACAGTCTTATGCTGCTCCACTGGTTTGCCAACACAGTTGACATAGACAACAATAATATCTTATGGCTGACCTTTGACGCAAACTCTGGAGATTACGGCTCACACCATTACGGCAACTTTGAGGGGCTGCTGGACCCGCTGCCTAGGGGAAGTGGATATCGGTACTACACTATTGGCAATCTCAATCAAGAAACATCCATGCCATTTCCACTTTATGTTGTCCTTCCCCCTAGGGAGTATGTGGGAAGAAACAGGGACAGGATCATAATTCGTGTCAGGGAGCAGTACAAAGGATGGCAAGCTTTGCAGAGGATAGACCAAGTGTATATCACACAGCATTATGACACTTCTGAACATCAGGGGACACTTTATGATCCAGCTTATACCTTCAGAATCACTACTAACCTCCTGAGACAGGTCAGAGAGTTTTCTGTGGGAGAAAACCAACAGCCACTGTTGCAACTCAGAAACCGCTTTGGAAGCAACGCTGACGATGTCCACATCAGAAACACATGGGGTGACCTTGCTTGCCTTGGACTGCTGTTGTTTATTGTGATCCAGGAAAAGTGCTCCTCTAACCAACACAACAACAGACGTGAAAACAGAAGTAATCATTTGGTTAATGATGCTTGGGAGAGTGAGAACAATGTTCCTAATTTTCAAAACCAAGGTGTGTTTGTAGTGGATTTCAACAATGATGAGGACCACAGAGCCAGCAGGACAACTGTGAACGGAGAATTAGGAAGTGAAAACACCTCAGCATCCCGAAACAACGTCAAGTGGTTGTTCTGTTGTATCTGTTTAATCACCTTCATAGGATTAACtgtgttgtgttctttattgttatttttttttcctcccagaGTGAAATTGTTGTGCGACAGTTGCAAATAA